In one Brassica oleracea var. oleracea cultivar TO1000 chromosome C9, BOL, whole genome shotgun sequence genomic region, the following are encoded:
- the LOC106316261 gene encoding RNA polymerase II transcriptional coactivator KIWI, translated as MSWRGKRKDEDVRASDDDSEAHAPAKKVAKPAESSDESDDIVVCNISKNRRVSVRNWNGKIWIDIREFYVKDGKTLPGKKGISLSVDQWNTLRNHADGIDKALADLS; from the exons ATGTCGTGGAGAGGAAAACGAAAAGACGAGGATGTCCGAGCATCAGATGACGATTCTGAAGCCCACGCTCCGGCTAAGAAAGTCGCAAAGCCAGCCGAATCCTCCGACGAGTCTGACGACATCGTCGTCTGCAAT ATTTCTAAGAACAGGAGAGTCTCTGTGAGAAACTGGAACGGTAAAATTTGGATTGACATACGTGAGTTCTATGTCAAAGACGGTAAAACTTTGCCTGGCAAGAAAG GTATCTCTCTAAGCGTGGATCAG TGGAACACTCTTCGGAACCACGCAGATGGTATTGATAAGGCGCTCGCTGACCTTTCTTAG